The DNA window ctgtcctgtagtaggtaacttctgggaactcttctggctctatcaatctgtttctttacttctgcaggtgggtattgtagttgtaagaaagcttgacagagatcttgtaggtgtctgtctctgtctgaggggttggagcaaatgcggttgtatcgcagagcttggctgtagacgatggatcgtgtggtgtggtcagggtgaaagctggaggcatgcaggtaggaatagcggtcagtaggtttccggtatagggtggtgtttatgtgaccattgtttattagcactgtagtgtccaggaagtggatctcttgtgtggactggaccaggctgaggttggtggtgggatggaaattgttgaaatcatggtggaattcctcaagggcttcttttccatgggtccagatgatgaagatgtcatcaatatagcacaagtagagtaggggctttaggggacgagagctgaggaagcgttgttctaaatcagccataaaaatgttggcatactgtgggaccatgcgggtacccatagcagtgccactgatctgaaggtatacattgtccccaaatgtgaaatagttatgggtaaggacaaagtcacaaagttcagccaccaggttagccgtgacattatcggggatagtgttcctgacggcttgtagtccatctttgtgtggaatgttggtgtagagggcttctacatccatagtggccaggatggtgttatcaggaagatcaccgatggattgaagtttcctcaggaagtcagaggtgtctcgaaggtagctgggagtgctggtagcgtagggcctgaggagggagtctacatagccagacaatcctgctgtcagggtgccaatgcctgagatgatggggcgcccaggatttccaggtttatggatcttgggtagtagatagaaaatcccaggtcggggttccaggggggaATTGTAACTCTGTTGTTCACAGCTCCACAGCTGGTGAATGGCCAGCTAAGCAATTAATGGCCACTTAGCACCTAGCTGGTCTGCAGGTACCATTGTCTCTAAAGAGCTAGTTTGTGGGCGTTTTCCAGCTTTCCAGCATGTAACAAACATACAGCAAACTCTCAGAGCTCCATGGACAGCGCTGATAGACACATTTTAACAGGACAATAATATTCTGCAGACGATGGCTTTTCCTAGGATActtcacaagacatactttggaGAAGATTTATCCTTTTGTAATCATAGTGAACATAAGAGCGTAGAACCGTGGTTCTCAAAAGTGTTTCATTGgcccccccttctttgtgtgtgtggtcaTTTACGCCCCCGCGCTCACAAACACATATAtggccacccagctctaaaggcagagtcGCTGCTGGCGatgcgcccagctctgaaggcctccagcagcagcacagaagtaagggtgaccgAGTGAAAAGCGATATTCTTCAATATCACTGTTCACAGCAGACTTATCAccccattgccaccctgacttctgccctgctgctccacCTGGCTTTTGAGAGCCTGAGCATTCATGCCCACCTCCCAGATCGGCCAGGTCCTTCTACAAGAGTCCCAGCCGGAGGTCACGCTTGACATATTCCTGTGCCTCCATTGGGAGGACGTGCCCCACAGTTTCAGAATTACTAGTGTAGACAGTCACCGTTGGGATCGGAACCCAAGATGGTAACACCTGCTCCTTTCTGTCTGCGGGATCCCCAGAGAAAATGTCCGAACAAGAGAGAGGAACAGATCTCACTGATATTAACCTTGCAAAATacatttcagtgatttcagctataAACATTCCCTCCATCCTTCAGCCCCTAACCTCAGTGATTTCAAGGAGAGGGAGCTGGAATTGGGCAGGTGACATGGGCGATGGGTAtaatctctgaattaacagaatacaggaaCCCTTTGCATAAATTGTAAACCTCTAAAAAGATATAGCTAAACATAGACCACGACAGTTACCCCTCTTCCAAGTCTTTAACATGTTTACATTTCAAACTCTAGCTTCATGAaggtggaaacatttttaaaatctctctctaaaagtTGAATCTCAGTCAATTACATAcaagttgcttaaccctttcttgCCATGAGTCACAGAAGTTTACATCTTGTGTGGATTCTTCCATGTTTAACGAGGTCTGACgtccgtatgaaacttttcccacagtccaagcacttgtggggtctctctcctgtatggattttCTGATGATAACCAAGGGCTGATTTccaagtgaaacttttcccacactccaagcacttgtggggtctctctcctgtgtggttTGCCTGATGATCAGCAAGATCTGACTTGCATATGAAACTTTCCCCACaatccaagcacttgtggggtctctctcctctgtggattgcctgatgacgAACAAGGTGTGACTTTCTTaggaaacttttcccacaatccaagcacttgtggggtctctctcctgtgtggattgcctgatgacgAACAAGGTGTGACCTCtgcatgaaacttttcccacagtcaaagcacttgtggggtctctctcctttgtggattgcctgatgttgaaCAAGGTGTGACCTctgcttgaaacttttcccacagtcaaagcacttgtggggtctctctcctttgtggattgcctgatgttgaaCAAGGTGTGACCTCtgcatgaaacttttcccacagtcaaagcacttgtggggtctctctcctttgtggattgcctgatgacgAACAAGGACTGATTTCcgcttgaaacttttcccacagtcaaagcacttgtggggtctctctcctgtgtggattacctgATGATCAGCAAGATCTGACttgcaaatgtaacttttcccacattccaagcacttgtggggtctctctcctgtgtcgATTGCCTGATGTTGAACGAGGTGTGACCTTCGTATGaatcttttcccacagtccaagcacttgtggggtctctctcctgtgtggcttttctgatgataaCCAAGGGCTGATCTccaagtgaaacttttcccacagtccaagcacttgtggggtctctctcctgtgtggcttttctgatgataaCCAAGGGCTGATCTccaagtgaaacttttcccacagtccaagcacttgtggggtctctctcctgtgtggcttttctgatgataaCCAAGGGTTGATCTCAAAGTGAAACTTTTctcacagtccaagcacttgtggggtctttGTCCTTTGTGAATTGTTTTATGTTTAAGAAGGTATGACCTCTGCATGAAACTTTTGCCACAGTCCAaacacttgtggggtctctctcctgtgtggattgccagATGACTAACAAGGTCTGATTTctgcttgaaacttttcccacagtggaagcacttgtggggtcttgctcctgtgtggattgcctgatgtctaacaaggtctgacctgtgtatgaaacttttcccacaatccaagcatttatggggtctctctcctgtgtggattgcctgatgacgAACAAGGTGTGACTTtcttatgaaacttttcccacaatccaagcacttgtggggtctctctcctgtgtggatttctTGATGACGAACAAGGTGTGACCTCtgcatgaaacttttcccacagtccaagcacttatgggatCTTTCTCCTTTGTGAATTGTTTTATGTTTAAGAAGGTATGACCTCTGCATGAAACTTTtgccacagtccaagcacttgtggggtctctctcctgtgtggattgcctgatgtctaacaaggtctgacctgtgtatgaaacttttcccacaatccaagcatttatggggtctctctcctgtttggattgcctgatgtttaacaaggtgtgACCtgtgtatgaaacttttcccacaatccaagcatttatggggtctctctcctgtgtggattgcctcatgaataacaaggtctgacctccatatgaaatttttcccacagtccaagcacttatggggtctctttcctctgtggattctctgatgataaAAAAGGCCTGctctccatgtgaaacttttcccacactccaagcACTTATGGCGTCTCTTTCCTGTGTGGACTGCCTGATGTTGAACAAAGGTTGACCttcgtatgaaacttttcccacagtccaagcacttgtggggtctctctcctgtgtggcttttctcatgtgaatttagtgctgactttgaactgaaacatttcccACATTCAACGCATTgaatgggcttgtctacagtgtGGCTTCTCCCATGGTTATTAAGATCTTTGCGCTTATTGAAGCTTTCCCCAATGTCCAACCATTGAAATGGTTTCTCTCCTGTATGGACTGTCTGATGTGTAACAAGTTGTCATCTCACAATGAAtcctttcccacactcaaggcagtgCCAGGGCGTCTCTTCCTTGGGATTtgtctgctgctctctgggaTTCTCGTCTCCTCCCCCACCGTTAAGAGATTCATCCACTTTCTTCCTGGGTTGGTTTATCAGAAGCCTCTCTGACCTGTGCCaatttccccaggcttctccctgattccagcaaggggaaaaattcccttcagctcttcccaAAAAGGTCCCCTGTGGTTCCACTTCCCCAGGAACTGCCTCATGAtgattcccctcctccttctcactCCCTTGCtcagcacctgctgggagagacacAATCCAAAGAGGAGTCATTGTGcaggggagaaagaggaatagTACTGAGGGAAAAGCCAACACAAAGACTGAGcaattggattctgcctccacatcccaccCTAACACTTACAAGGAAGGAGAGACGGGAAGGGTGGAATGGCGTGAGCAATATCTGCTGACCATAGCCCTGCTCTCGGTGAGATGAAGAAGAACTGAGGGCATTACTCACATCATATTTTGGGATTCTCAAGTTTTTCCTTCATTCCCTAGATGGTTTCTCTGTCAGTCCTCACCTGTGCTGGTGCATCTCAGAAGCCTTCTGTCCTTGAAATCCTGGAGATCGGACACCCAcagctcttcccctcgttccagccggGCGAtaagctcaggtttgggaatgggaaATCCTGTGCAGAAGGTGAAATGAGTCCGGATCAGGGTGCATGGAGCATTGGTGGAAGATGTGTCACAAAGGACAGTCCGTGAGTGGAACCTGTCCCTGTGCTCTGCTGGAGGAACGTGGAATCCAAGAGGATGGGAACAGGGTCACTGAGCCCCCTTGCACAGAGGACGTTGTCTGGGGAGGTGAATTGAATTATTACTACACCCTCACTAGGCGTTCCCAGGATCTGTGCGCTCTGGGGGCCTTGCTGACTCACACGCAGGTCTGCACTTAAGACCCTGCCTCTTTCTAAACCTGCAGAGCCCAGAGCTCTCCCCATGCCTGGAGCTATTCCCAAGGAGGGAGATGAACAGAGATTGTATGTGTAGGCAAGAAACAACACagagaagacaggtttcagagtaacagccgtgttagtctgtattcgcaaaaagaaaaggagtacttgtggcaccttagagactaaccaatttatttgagcatgagctttcgtgagctacagctcacttcatcggatgcataccgtggaaactgcagcagactttatatacacacagagatcataaaacaatacctcctcccacaccactgTCCAAATTTGTGcaggaaacggcccaccttgattatcatgcacattgtgtagagagttgtcactttggatgggctattaccagcaggagagtgagtttgtgtgtgggggggtggagggtgagaaaacctggatttgtgctggaaatggcccaacttgatgatcactttagatcagctgttaccagcaggacagtggggtgggaggaggtattgtttcatggtctctgtgtgtatataaagtctgctgcagtttccacggtatgcatccgatgaagtgagctgtagctcacgaaagctcatgctcaaataaattggttagtctctaaggtgccacaagtactccttttctttttacagagaaGACAATGCAGGTTTATGCCCGTTtgaaagctggaggggtggggatggtttAGCTTGTCCATTGGGTTTTGACTCCCATGTCCCAGTGGAGAGGGCACCGAAATGCATGTATTTTTCACATGGCAGCTGTGCATTATGGAACCCATTCGCCTCTGCTCCAACGgaccagggaagaacctgaccaCATTAAGACACGCAGACCCCACAGCTTCTAATAactgaggggacaggaatcccttacccagcgaggtcaccgtctcgtagttctcctgcatgacgtccctgtagagggctctctgagcggggtccagcagagccccctgcccctgggtgaaataaatagccacctcctcgaaggtcaccggcatctgaaacaccaagagtcccccactcagcacctgctgccccagccaccaTCCCACTGCTCaggggaatggaaaaaaaaacgtAAAGCTGTGGGAGGGCCAGAGTAGcaaaatcccacccccaccctgctcagagcagccaggaggct is part of the Eretmochelys imbricata isolate rEreImb1 chromosome 14, rEreImb1.hap1, whole genome shotgun sequence genome and encodes:
- the LOC144275277 gene encoding uncharacterized protein LOC144275277, which translates into the protein MQENYETVTSLGFPIPKPELIARLERGEELWVSDLQDFKDRRLLRCTSTAGAEQGSEKEEGNHHEAVPGEVEPQGTFLGRPIQCVECGKCFSSKSALNSHEKSHTGERPHKCLDCGKSFIRRSTFVQHQAVHTGKRRHKCLECGKSFTWRAGLFYHQRIHRGKRPHKCLDCGKNFIWRSDLVIHEAIHTGERPHKCLDCGKSFIHRSHLVKHQAIQTGERPHKCLDCGKSFIHRSDLVRHQAIHTGERPHKCLDCGKSFMQRSYLLKHKTIHKGERSHKCLDCGKSFMQRSHLVRHQEIHTGERPHKCLDCGKSFIRKSHLVRHQAIHTGERPHKCLDCGKSFIHRSDLVRHQAIHTGARPHKCFHCGKSFKQKSDLVSHLAIHTGERPHKCLDCGKSFMQRSYLLKHKTIHKGQRPHKCLDCEKSFTLRSTLGYHQKSHTGERPHKCLDCGKSFTWRSALGYHQKSHTGERPHKCLDCGKSFTWRSALGYHQKSHTGERPHKCLDCGKRFIRRSHLVQHQAIDTGERPHKCLECGKSYICKSDLADHQVIHTGERPHKCFDCGKSFKRKSVLVRHQAIHKGERPHKCFDCGKSFMQRSHLVQHQAIHKGERPHKCFDCGKSFKQRSHLVQHQAIHKGERPHKCFDCGKSFMQRSHLVRHQAIHTGERPHKCLDCGKSFLRKSHLVRHQAIHRGERPHKCLDCGESFICKSDLADHQANHTGERPHKCLECGKSFTWKSALGYHQKIHTGERPHKCLDCGKSFIRTSDLVKHGRIHTRCKLL